In Flavobacterium gelatinilyticum, a genomic segment contains:
- a CDS encoding MFS transporter has translation MEIRIVKAVTAIRSIFFVCGLALSGWAPMVPFAKARLSLDDAGLGMLLLLLGTGAIIMMPISGFLSERYGNRIIIAFAATLIAVTLPLLAFLEGIAFMSAALLLFGAGIGTIDVAMNAFGVHLQNLYGKPIMSSLHGLFSVGGLFGSLGLGLLIKIGLEPLFAALCLSILVLLTVGFQYKKLFSAEEEFTTQSQTEKEETASSWNWSWLQRGVLFLGFLCFIVFMVEGAMLDWSALFLYENKGLDESWSGMGYAVFSTAMAIMRLFGDGIVQKYSSLKVVIAGAVLAASGLLLGILSPFIGLSLLGFFLLGCGAANIVPVFFNEAGKLKNIKTATAVAAITTMGYSGQLLGPVGVGFIAHASTLSIALLVCAGLLFMVGILYFLNFSARKDKEITTV, from the coding sequence ATGGAAATCAGAATTGTAAAGGCAGTCACTGCTATAAGAAGTATATTTTTTGTCTGCGGACTTGCTTTGTCGGGCTGGGCACCTATGGTTCCTTTTGCGAAAGCACGTTTATCACTCGACGATGCCGGATTAGGAATGTTGTTATTACTTTTAGGAACGGGGGCAATTATAATGATGCCCATCAGCGGTTTTTTAAGCGAGCGTTACGGTAATCGCATTATTATTGCCTTTGCAGCGACACTTATCGCAGTTACATTGCCTCTTTTGGCTTTTCTGGAGGGAATTGCTTTTATGAGTGCGGCACTGCTTCTTTTTGGTGCCGGAATCGGAACTATCGATGTGGCTATGAATGCTTTTGGCGTTCATCTTCAAAATTTATACGGAAAACCTATTATGTCTTCACTCCATGGACTTTTCAGTGTGGGCGGTTTGTTCGGCTCTCTCGGGCTTGGTCTTTTAATAAAAATCGGACTTGAACCTCTATTTGCTGCATTGTGTCTTTCAATTTTGGTGCTGCTTACTGTTGGTTTCCAGTATAAAAAATTATTCAGCGCCGAAGAAGAATTTACGACTCAGTCACAAACTGAAAAAGAAGAAACTGCTTCGTCTTGGAACTGGTCCTGGTTACAGCGCGGTGTTTTGTTTTTAGGATTTTTATGTTTTATAGTTTTCATGGTCGAAGGCGCCATGCTCGATTGGAGCGCTTTATTTCTGTACGAAAACAAAGGACTTGACGAAAGCTGGTCCGGAATGGGATATGCCGTTTTTTCGACTGCTATGGCCATTATGAGATTATTTGGAGACGGTATTGTACAAAAATACAGTTCTCTAAAAGTGGTAATTGCAGGCGCTGTACTGGCGGCATCCGGTTTACTATTGGGAATTTTATCGCCTTTTATCGGACTTTCTCTGTTAGGTTTTTTCCTTTTAGGATGTGGTGCCGCGAATATTGTTCCGGTATTTTTTAATGAAGCCGGAAAGCTGAAAAACATCAAAACAGCAACAGCCGTTGCAGCTATTACGACTATGGGCTATTCCGGGCAATTGTTAGGACCTGTGGGCGTTGGGTTTATCGCACACGCTTCAACATTAAGTATTGCCTTATTGGTTTGTGCTGGATTGCTTTTTATGGTTGGAATATTGTATTTCCTCAATTTTTCGGCAAGAAAAGATAAAGAGATTACAACAGTGTAA
- a CDS encoding DUF6624 domain-containing protein yields MKKRLLSFLLFTSLITAQETSYEVLAVKAGLQHLQGNFKNAIGYYEEAFKIKSPSALDAYKAAGMYALDHNTEKAFQYLHTALNLEWTEADWLADDPYFNYLRTTTPENWKNIKELAFEKEKSYAEKLKLPDLRKEINIMSLKDQQLRYLRANTKDNAELTRINEQINESNVKNLTRAKEIVKTCGWPKISEIGRDGENNLWLIVQHADQDVTFQQEVLFEMKKFLKSSEINLENYAFLYDRVQSNLNYKQLYGTQVVWTRNGEASGFRPILDEYAVNSRRAAFNLSTLELYALTYGFMYKEINLKESEKKDQEYHSEVQSLLKNAKHSYTVKEFDKTYDYYNAASTFAGGMSDTDNYNAAVLFAKIAIVSPDEKFKSIALDFLNLQFLRKKLKKKQLLKEPAFGILEKEPRWKSIADELL; encoded by the coding sequence ATGAAAAAACGACTACTATCTTTTCTTCTTTTTACTTCTTTGATTACGGCCCAAGAAACAAGCTATGAAGTTCTGGCTGTAAAAGCGGGATTACAACATTTACAGGGCAATTTTAAAAATGCGATTGGTTATTATGAAGAGGCTTTTAAAATTAAATCGCCCAGCGCTCTGGATGCTTATAAAGCTGCCGGAATGTACGCACTTGATCATAACACTGAAAAAGCTTTTCAATATCTGCACACGGCTCTGAATCTGGAATGGACAGAAGCTGACTGGCTTGCTGATGATCCGTATTTTAATTATCTGCGTACCACGACACCGGAGAATTGGAAAAATATTAAGGAGCTGGCATTTGAAAAGGAAAAAAGTTATGCTGAAAAATTAAAACTTCCCGATTTACGAAAGGAAATTAATATAATGTCTCTCAAAGATCAGCAGCTGCGGTATTTGAGAGCCAATACGAAAGACAACGCTGAACTGACCCGAATAAACGAACAAATCAATGAGTCTAATGTTAAAAATCTTACGCGTGCAAAGGAAATTGTAAAAACCTGCGGCTGGCCGAAAATTTCAGAAATCGGCAGGGACGGAGAAAATAATCTTTGGCTGATTGTACAGCATGCTGATCAGGATGTTACGTTTCAGCAGGAAGTTCTTTTTGAAATGAAAAAGTTCCTGAAAAGCAGCGAAATCAATCTGGAAAATTATGCATTTTTATATGATCGGGTTCAGTCTAATCTCAATTACAAACAGTTATACGGCACGCAGGTTGTCTGGACCAGAAATGGCGAAGCATCGGGATTTCGTCCTATTCTGGATGAGTATGCCGTAAACAGCCGAAGAGCTGCATTTAATCTTTCTACACTTGAATTGTACGCACTTACGTATGGTTTTATGTACAAGGAAATAAACCTGAAAGAATCAGAGAAAAAGGATCAGGAATACCACTCAGAAGTTCAATCTCTTTTAAAAAATGCCAAACATTCGTATACAGTAAAAGAATTTGATAAAACTTATGATTATTACAATGCAGCTTCGACATTTGCAGGAGGCATGAGTGATACCGATAATTATAATGCAGCGGTACTTTTTGCCAAAATCGCCATAGTCTCTCCTGATGAAAAATTTAAGAGTATTGCACTGGATTTTTTAAACCTGCAGTTTCTTAGAAAAAAACTTAAAAAAAAGCAATTGCTGAAAGAACCTGCATTTGGAATTTTAGAAAAAGAACCGCGCTGGAAAAGTATAGCAGATGAACTGCTTTAA
- a CDS encoding M16 family metallopeptidase, with protein MKIKLLAVHFLILGLTQAAAQFKTTIPLRKDVVHGTLNNGMQYFILHNEWPKERADFYFVQNVGAILEDDNQNGLAHFLEHMAFNGTEHFKGKGIINMLAKHGVTFGRDINAYTSHDETVYNISNVPVKNPVLLDSCLYVLHDWSGFLSLKDAEIDAERGVINEEWRTRRNADLRIGSQLEPVLYNGSKYAKRDVLGDMNLIQNFKYKQLRDYYKKWYLPTHQAVVIVGDIDPAKIEQQIKKIMGSIPKPSNPAERVYERVPDNDKLLYKLAVDKEAQKTSISLNFKKNKPLVQDMTVFENSIAEQLALQMLNNRFREYTVNNETALLSAGVSHSSLTRLTSFFTLTVNPKNGRLLEAFQQAYTEYERAIQNGFTKEELERVKENMRSGYENQLKNKDKISNENWASQLQNYYLEASPVMSLEDEAALVDKTLAKLDIAEINAVFRALPTEKNQILTVSGPEKDNVKYPSETEYTTAIASIKAQKLEPYTETVANTALVNENLTAKPVTKKFEVKGIKEAKGYVLQNGARVIIYPTTLSQDQILFSAFSPGGVSVISEQDLPSAQIATVLAKNSGLGDFKVTDLQKQLAGKTVKISPFIGEHYEGFSGSAVKKDLETLLQLTYLYFKNPRFETQAYKRIIDYYGNALENAADDNGKVYGDTIAVLDTNHSKRTFLLSKENLNELKFDAASKIYKERISNASDFTFVFVGNVSENDIENINKYLGNVAGNHTQEKFTDHKIGMAKGIAKVKLAREMNVPKTSIYVHLENRNAAFSEKKQIMAYMLSQLLDKRYLDKIREDEGGSYGVQTQSSLSKNPTPVFSLRVSFDCNPEKDTKLLQIVYDELDVIVKNDVNEKDLSDIKEDLIKSNQQNIKSNTYWMNTIVDQLKTGDKYTDSDTYEKLIKSISVKDIKKYAAEVLPKADQVEVMMQAKNDASAKAN; from the coding sequence ATGAAAATAAAATTATTAGCTGTACATTTCCTGATACTAGGCTTAACTCAGGCAGCAGCGCAGTTTAAAACCACAATTCCGCTCCGGAAAGATGTAGTTCACGGCACACTAAACAACGGAATGCAGTACTTTATCCTTCACAACGAATGGCCAAAAGAGCGAGCCGATTTTTACTTTGTACAAAATGTAGGTGCTATTTTAGAGGATGACAACCAAAACGGACTGGCGCATTTTCTGGAACACATGGCTTTTAACGGAACCGAGCATTTTAAAGGAAAAGGCATCATTAATATGCTGGCAAAGCACGGAGTAACTTTTGGGCGTGATATTAACGCCTATACTTCGCATGACGAAACGGTTTACAACATTAGCAATGTTCCTGTAAAAAATCCGGTTTTGTTGGATTCCTGTTTGTATGTTTTGCACGACTGGTCAGGATTTTTATCTTTAAAAGATGCTGAAATCGATGCTGAAAGAGGCGTAATAAACGAAGAATGGCGCACCAGAAGAAACGCCGATTTAAGAATTGGTTCGCAGCTGGAACCCGTATTGTACAACGGATCAAAATATGCCAAAAGAGACGTTTTGGGCGATATGAACCTGATTCAGAATTTCAAATACAAGCAGCTTAGGGATTATTATAAAAAATGGTACCTGCCGACACATCAGGCGGTTGTGATTGTAGGCGATATTGATCCGGCGAAAATCGAACAGCAGATTAAAAAAATAATGGGTTCAATACCAAAACCTTCCAATCCTGCCGAACGCGTCTACGAAAGAGTTCCGGACAACGACAAACTTTTGTACAAACTGGCTGTTGATAAAGAAGCACAGAAAACCTCTATTTCTTTAAACTTCAAAAAGAACAAACCGCTTGTTCAGGACATGACAGTTTTTGAAAACAGCATTGCAGAACAATTAGCCCTGCAAATGCTTAACAATCGTTTCAGAGAATATACCGTGAATAACGAAACCGCTTTGTTATCTGCAGGTGTAAGTCATTCAAGTTTAACACGATTAACTTCATTTTTCACTTTAACCGTAAATCCTAAAAACGGCCGATTGCTGGAAGCTTTCCAGCAGGCTTATACCGAGTACGAACGCGCCATTCAAAACGGATTCACAAAAGAAGAACTCGAACGTGTAAAAGAAAATATGCGTTCAGGTTATGAAAACCAGTTAAAAAACAAAGATAAAATCAGCAATGAAAACTGGGCTTCACAATTGCAGAATTATTATTTAGAAGCGTCACCGGTAATGAGTCTGGAAGACGAAGCAGCCCTTGTAGACAAAACTTTAGCGAAGCTGGATATTGCCGAAATCAATGCGGTTTTCCGTGCGCTTCCAACAGAGAAAAATCAGATTCTGACGGTTTCAGGACCTGAAAAAGACAATGTAAAATACCCTTCAGAAACAGAGTATACAACGGCAATTGCATCTATCAAAGCCCAAAAACTAGAACCTTATACCGAGACAGTTGCCAATACGGCTTTGGTAAATGAAAACCTTACAGCTAAACCTGTAACAAAGAAATTTGAAGTAAAAGGAATAAAAGAAGCCAAAGGATATGTTTTGCAAAATGGTGCCAGAGTAATTATTTACCCAACCACTTTATCTCAGGATCAGATTCTGTTTTCAGCTTTTAGTCCGGGTGGTGTATCCGTAATCAGCGAACAAGATTTACCTTCGGCACAAATTGCCACGGTTTTAGCTAAAAATTCAGGTTTAGGTGATTTTAAAGTAACCGATTTACAAAAACAGCTTGCCGGAAAAACTGTTAAAATCAGTCCGTTTATTGGCGAACATTACGAAGGTTTCAGCGGAAGCGCCGTAAAAAAAGATCTGGAAACTTTATTACAGCTGACGTATTTATACTTTAAAAATCCGCGTTTTGAAACACAGGCGTACAAACGAATCATTGATTATTACGGCAACGCGCTCGAAAACGCTGCTGATGACAACGGCAAAGTATATGGCGATACCATTGCTGTGCTCGACACGAACCACAGCAAGCGGACTTTTCTTTTAAGTAAAGAAAACCTGAACGAATTAAAATTCGATGCGGCATCAAAAATCTATAAAGAACGCATCTCAAACGCATCAGATTTTACCTTTGTTTTTGTAGGTAACGTTTCTGAAAATGATATTGAAAACATCAATAAATATTTAGGGAATGTGGCGGGAAATCATACGCAGGAAAAATTCACTGACCATAAAATTGGTATGGCAAAAGGAATTGCAAAAGTAAAACTGGCAAGAGAAATGAATGTTCCAAAGACGAGTATTTATGTGCATCTTGAAAACAGAAACGCCGCCTTTTCTGAGAAAAAACAAATTATGGCGTATATGCTGTCACAGCTTTTAGACAAACGTTATCTGGATAAAATCAGGGAAGACGAGGGCGGAAGCTACGGCGTTCAGACCCAGAGTTCGCTTTCTAAAAACCCGACGCCTGTTTTTTCTCTCCGCGTAAGTTTTGACTGTAATCCTGAAAAAGATACCAAACTGCTTCAGATCGTGTATGATGAACTTGATGTAATCGTAAAAAATGATGTAAACGAAAAAGATTTATCAGACATAAAAGAGGATTTAATCAAAAGCAATCAGCAGAATATCAAGTCGAATACGTACTGGATGAACACGATTGTCGATCAGTTAAAAACAGGTGATAAATACACAGACAGCGATACGTATGAAAAACTAATCAAAAGTATTTCTGTAAAAGATATTAAAAAATATGCTGCCGAAGTCCTGCCAAAAGCAGATCAGGTCGAAGTGATGATGCAGGCCAAAAACGATGCTTCTGCAAAAGCAAATTAA
- a CDS encoding TlpA family protein disulfide reductase produces the protein MFKKIINIKLLVLALCVNIFQAQAQEVKSRLTGMPDVPFVGSTIKMTYDPKGGPLEKNKDIKGYVYYFGDYRWEIEDLSMKKNGAVYNVEYKIPANCAFMAFKFYANTDNGIETDTGQDSGYLLTSFKEPKAKLPGADLAWGTFRNKDFNGEFGGYFKDFSIEGDATEYWLKKEVADHPDRFPEFFDTYLKVLKVQKPEKFDVLGRKFLGEFSKNTKGMPEEVFVKLHSIYLYELKDKAKADSLETVIVKQFPKGSYQRFKAFQKITPIADAAERNKAVDQFLADFPYSSKEVPASQNYLYDNITKMKFAYLFETKDYKSILAMIPTMNFNSLNDAYHQNISKALYLKTVEPQVIETMAVPIIKQMQLKINDMSYMQGIYWSPNQAAENAINGLNNQLIIQIRMYDMLKKYKEVIETFELLPFEKRYEKASINDIHVRALEALNKPIIEVLKNAAKTNTLSEGLTAKLKEAYLKEGKKEADFPAYLEQLKKENSHGEKIALMDPVAAPAIKVQAADGKTKQLDLNNGKIIVIDFWATWCGPCKKAFPAMQQLVTNYKTDKQVEFYFISTQETKESYKKEAVAYLKEKGLKLDTYFDLVKKGGGTNNESFSKYAVIFKSSGIPRKVVIKNGQIRFTSEGYSGNPGQLVDELSEVINTLKNE, from the coding sequence ATGTTCAAAAAAATAATAAATATCAAACTATTGGTATTGGCTTTATGCGTCAATATCTTTCAGGCACAAGCTCAGGAAGTAAAATCAAGATTAACAGGTATGCCGGATGTTCCGTTCGTAGGATCAACCATAAAAATGACCTATGACCCAAAAGGCGGACCTCTTGAAAAAAACAAGGATATTAAAGGATATGTATACTATTTTGGCGATTACAGATGGGAAATAGAAGATCTGTCAATGAAAAAAAACGGCGCGGTTTATAACGTAGAATATAAAATTCCGGCAAATTGTGCTTTTATGGCATTTAAATTCTATGCCAATACAGATAACGGCATTGAGACTGATACAGGTCAGGACAGCGGGTATCTTCTGACTTCATTTAAAGAACCAAAAGCCAAACTTCCGGGTGCTGACCTGGCGTGGGGAACTTTTAGAAATAAAGATTTCAACGGCGAATTTGGCGGTTACTTCAAAGATTTTTCAATCGAAGGAGATGCAACCGAATATTGGTTAAAGAAAGAAGTAGCCGATCATCCGGACAGATTTCCTGAATTTTTTGACACATATTTAAAAGTGCTGAAAGTACAGAAACCGGAGAAATTCGATGTACTGGGACGTAAATTTTTAGGTGAATTCTCAAAAAACACAAAAGGAATGCCGGAAGAAGTTTTCGTAAAACTGCACAGTATTTATTTGTATGAATTAAAGGATAAAGCAAAAGCAGATTCTCTTGAAACTGTAATCGTAAAACAATTTCCAAAAGGATCTTATCAGCGTTTTAAAGCTTTCCAGAAAATCACTCCAATCGCAGATGCAGCAGAGAGAAACAAAGCTGTAGACCAGTTTTTGGCTGATTTCCCGTACAGCAGTAAAGAAGTACCGGCTTCGCAGAATTATTTGTATGATAATATCACAAAAATGAAGTTTGCGTACCTTTTCGAAACCAAAGATTATAAAAGCATTCTGGCAATGATTCCGACTATGAATTTCAATTCATTAAACGATGCCTACCACCAGAATATTTCTAAAGCTTTGTACTTAAAAACTGTAGAACCGCAGGTGATCGAAACAATGGCAGTGCCTATTATCAAACAAATGCAGTTAAAAATAAATGACATGTCGTATATGCAGGGCATTTACTGGTCGCCGAATCAGGCAGCGGAAAATGCGATTAACGGACTTAACAATCAACTGATTATTCAGATTCGTATGTACGATATGCTGAAAAAGTACAAAGAAGTAATCGAAACTTTTGAATTGCTTCCGTTTGAAAAACGTTATGAAAAAGCAAGCATCAACGATATTCATGTAAGAGCGTTAGAAGCACTAAACAAACCCATTATTGAGGTTTTGAAAAATGCGGCAAAAACCAATACTTTATCAGAAGGTTTAACAGCGAAATTAAAAGAAGCGTATCTCAAAGAAGGTAAAAAAGAAGCAGATTTTCCAGCCTATTTAGAGCAGCTGAAAAAAGAAAACAGCCACGGAGAAAAAATTGCCCTTATGGACCCGGTTGCGGCTCCGGCAATTAAAGTTCAGGCAGCCGACGGAAAAACAAAACAATTGGATTTAAACAACGGAAAAATTATTGTAATCGACTTTTGGGCAACCTGGTGCGGACCTTGCAAAAAAGCATTTCCGGCTATGCAGCAATTAGTTACCAATTACAAAACAGACAAACAAGTTGAGTTTTATTTCATCAGCACTCAGGAAACCAAAGAATCGTACAAAAAAGAAGCGGTCGCGTATTTAAAAGAAAAAGGATTAAAATTAGATACTTATTTCGATTTAGTTAAAAAAGGCGGCGGGACTAACAATGAATCTTTTTCAAAATACGCGGTCATCTTTAAATCAAGCGGTATCCCAAGAAAAGTGGTGATTAAAAACGGCCAGATCCGATTTACATCTGAAGGCTACTCTGGAAATCCGGGACAGCTTGTAGATGAATTATCAGAAGTTATAAATACTTTAAAAAACGAATAA
- a CDS encoding S9 family peptidase yields the protein MKKIFLLCILSAGIHSISAQKKVVDSIAYQSWKRVGTSKISYNGNWVTYKTVFQDTEKESEPETFIVNTKSGKKQTLNKISDANFVGTGDILMYQENNITYLHNLAAGTKKAWKISDYTQALEGTNYLYYTHYGNPANKLVFFDLGKNDSIVINNIKSSKILRGQKIIFTQVNDNTIVLKYGDIKGPYKEIYSSPADAFGDFSMNTNEYEGSFTTKSDPNNDVNALHYFNLKTNTQKEVLDFNAIKWQDKDYVFSRSAYPFTENSRFIYLNIRSASNQYPDNRIKKSDIDIWKWNEGSMERRLAKVRNEKASAKDPLYVYDLKEKKIIKISDSHYTNVSHPDAENYPKIFKYVNDKYTIDVDWTFNERSDLYVVDVATGKEQLLKEGINSTPFWNPAGTYGLFFDEKQQVWQTYKTDGTSNEFKNITAQLPYTLTDEEKDMGKTPVPYGLAGWLNNGNSAAFYDKYDIWVVDLTGTAKPYSLTQEFGRKNNVILRLYGSEFGGNLTDKTLTLRGFNTKTKAEGVYLLKNKKITVLASDPNYDIKIQSFAGNGSYLFTKESASVFPDLWYANDSFKTQKRLTTVNPQQAEYNWMKTKLLRWKNYDGSEAEGILYVPENYDASKTYPVIVHFYEKHTHEMNHYAMPELSTSNINIPTFVSRGYLVFMPDVKYTYNSPGNSAYNAVVSGTQYLIDQKITEKGKIGIQGHSFGGYETSYILTQTPIYTCAIVGSGVSNFTSNYLNYRVNGISNMFKYEADQYRMKGSMFEYPKEYLDNSPIFKTGKVTTPTLIFHNDRDGAVPFDQGMGLFFALRRQGKQAWLVNYKTENHTLDKAVNQKDWTQKMQQYFDYYLKGASRPEWM from the coding sequence ATGAAAAAAATATTTTTGCTGTGTATACTCTCTGCGGGTATACACAGTATATCTGCACAGAAAAAAGTTGTTGACAGTATCGCATACCAATCATGGAAAAGAGTAGGTACGAGTAAAATTTCATACAACGGTAATTGGGTAACGTACAAAACCGTTTTTCAGGATACGGAAAAAGAATCAGAACCTGAAACTTTTATCGTAAACACCAAATCCGGAAAAAAGCAGACACTGAATAAAATCAGCGATGCCAATTTTGTGGGCACAGGCGACATTTTGATGTATCAGGAAAACAATATTACTTATCTGCACAATCTTGCAGCAGGTACAAAAAAAGCATGGAAAATATCTGATTACACTCAGGCGCTTGAAGGAACTAATTACCTGTATTATACCCATTACGGAAATCCTGCAAATAAACTGGTATTTTTTGATCTGGGCAAAAACGACAGCATTGTCATCAATAACATTAAATCGTCTAAAATACTTCGCGGTCAGAAAATTATATTTACGCAGGTAAACGACAATACGATTGTTTTAAAATACGGCGATATAAAAGGACCTTATAAAGAAATCTACAGCAGTCCGGCTGATGCTTTTGGTGATTTTTCGATGAATACTAACGAATACGAAGGTTCGTTTACAACAAAATCAGACCCTAATAATGATGTAAATGCACTTCATTACTTCAACCTCAAAACCAATACACAAAAAGAAGTTTTAGATTTTAATGCCATAAAATGGCAGGATAAAGACTATGTGTTCTCGAGATCCGCTTATCCGTTTACAGAAAATTCACGTTTTATTTATCTGAATATCAGATCAGCTTCGAACCAATATCCGGATAACCGTATTAAAAAATCAGATATCGATATCTGGAAATGGAACGAAGGTTCAATGGAACGCAGACTGGCAAAGGTGCGTAATGAAAAAGCATCAGCAAAAGATCCGTTATATGTTTATGATTTAAAAGAAAAGAAAATCATTAAAATTTCAGACAGCCATTACACAAATGTAAGCCATCCTGATGCTGAAAATTATCCAAAAATATTCAAATACGTAAACGATAAATACACGATAGATGTTGACTGGACATTTAACGAAAGAAGCGATTTATACGTCGTTGATGTAGCAACAGGAAAAGAACAATTGCTGAAAGAAGGTATTAATTCAACCCCTTTCTGGAATCCTGCGGGAACTTACGGATTATTTTTTGATGAAAAACAGCAGGTTTGGCAGACGTATAAAACAGACGGAACTTCGAACGAATTTAAAAATATCACCGCTCAGCTTCCTTACACTCTAACCGATGAAGAAAAAGACATGGGGAAAACGCCTGTGCCTTACGGACTGGCAGGCTGGCTGAACAACGGAAACAGCGCTGCCTTTTATGATAAATACGATATTTGGGTTGTTGACCTTACGGGAACTGCAAAACCGTATTCGTTAACGCAGGAATTTGGCAGAAAGAACAATGTTATTTTGCGTCTATACGGATCTGAATTTGGCGGCAATCTAACTGATAAAACACTTACTCTTAGAGGTTTTAATACCAAAACAAAAGCCGAAGGTGTGTATCTTTTAAAGAATAAAAAAATCACGGTTTTGGCGAGCGATCCAAATTATGATATTAAAATTCAGTCATTTGCAGGAAACGGAAGTTATTTATTTACCAAAGAAAGCGCCTCTGTATTTCCTGATTTATGGTACGCAAATGACAGTTTTAAAACTCAAAAAAGGCTTACAACCGTAAATCCGCAGCAAGCAGAATACAACTGGATGAAGACTAAACTGCTTCGCTGGAAAAATTATGATGGCTCTGAAGCAGAAGGAATTTTATATGTTCCTGAAAACTATGATGCATCCAAAACGTATCCGGTTATTGTTCATTTTTACGAAAAACACACACATGAAATGAACCATTATGCCATGCCTGAATTAAGCACATCAAACATCAATATTCCAACTTTTGTAAGCAGAGGCTATTTAGTTTTCATGCCGGATGTAAAATACACCTACAATAGTCCCGGAAACAGTGCATACAATGCTGTTGTAAGCGGCACCCAATATTTAATCGACCAGAAAATCACAGAAAAAGGAAAAATTGGAATTCAGGGACATAGTTTTGGAGGTTACGAAACTTCGTATATCCTGACGCAGACTCCAATTTATACGTGTGCGATTGTAGGTTCCGGAGTAAGCAATTTTACTTCAAACTATTTAAATTATCGTGTAAACGGAATTTCGAATATGTTTAAATACGAAGCCGATCAGTACCGTATGAAAGGTTCTATGTTCGAATATCCAAAAGAATACCTGGATAATTCGCCAATTTTTAAAACGGGTAAAGTAACAACGCCAACACTTATTTTTCATAACGACCGCGACGGAGCCGTTCCGTTCGATCAGGGTATGGGATTGTTTTTTGCTTTGAGAAGACAGGGAAAACAAGCGTGGCTTGTAAACTACAAAACCGAAAACCACACGCTTGACAAAGCAGTAAACCAAAAAGACTGGACACAAAAAATGCAGCAGTATTTTGATTACTACTTAAAAGGAGCTTCTCGCCCTGAGTGGATGTAG
- a CDS encoding DeoR/GlpR family DNA-binding transcription regulator: MLKEERFGKILEILSKTGRVQYDTAAAKLQVSKDTIRRDIEALHNNGLLSKVRGGAIPVTKNPLAFVDRAAYMTDKKELIALKAQQFIEAGQTIFMDAGTTNCSIASKLPVDIELTIITNNTALIPVLEHHKNIQLLLLGGKYNPKTQSTEGAKACEEIARYAADWYFLGTCGIDSKIGVTATFIGDADIKTAMHKNAKKTIALALEEKLDLAETFRICPMNEVAVLITELASTDSRLNLYRNKELKLV; this comes from the coding sequence ATGCTAAAAGAGGAACGTTTTGGAAAAATACTGGAAATACTTTCAAAAACCGGAAGGGTTCAGTATGATACGGCAGCAGCAAAATTACAAGTTTCTAAAGATACGATACGCAGGGATATTGAAGCTCTGCACAATAACGGACTTCTATCTAAGGTACGCGGCGGTGCAATTCCAGTGACCAAAAATCCGCTGGCATTTGTAGACCGCGCAGCGTATATGACGGATAAAAAGGAACTGATTGCACTTAAGGCGCAGCAGTTTATAGAAGCCGGACAAACGATCTTTATGGATGCAGGAACCACAAATTGCAGCATTGCCTCAAAACTTCCTGTTGATATTGAACTTACTATTATAACTAATAACACGGCACTTATTCCGGTTTTAGAGCATCATAAAAATATTCAGCTGCTTTTATTAGGAGGAAAATACAATCCGAAAACTCAGAGCACGGAAGGTGCAAAAGCCTGTGAGGAAATTGCGCGTTATGCAGCCGATTGGTATTTTTTGGGAACCTGCGGCATTGACAGCAAGATTGGCGTAACGGCGACTTTTATTGGTGATGCCGATATAAAAACGGCTATGCACAAAAATGCAAAAAAAACCATTGCATTGGCTCTTGAAGAAAAACTGGATTTAGCCGAAACATTCCGAATCTGCCCTATGAACGAAGTTGCTGTTTTGATTACAGAACTTGCCAGCACGGATTCCAGGTTAAATTTGTACAGAAATAAAGAACTCAAACTGGTATAA